From a single Collibacillus ludicampi genomic region:
- a CDS encoding site-specific integrase: MEKIMEIKNYLLRRSYRDYFLFVFGINSGLRISDILPLRVMDVKYTKYLIIKEKKTGNIRKTIITPALKSEIEKYTYRMADSEYLFPSQKGNKPISRIQAWQIIHNAAKACGVEGAIGTHTLRKTFGYHFYQQTKDVAMLQYIFGHSSPSITLRYIGINDDMVDKALEKFSL; this comes from the coding sequence ATGGAAAAAATTATGGAAATAAAAAATTATTTACTCCGACGATCCTATCGTGATTATTTCTTGTTTGTTTTTGGAATTAATTCTGGGCTTAGAATAAGCGATATTTTGCCCTTACGAGTCATGGATGTTAAATACACCAAGTATTTAATAATCAAAGAAAAAAAGACTGGAAACATTAGAAAAACTATCATAACACCTGCTTTAAAAAGTGAAATTGAGAAATACACGTACAGAATGGCTGATTCTGAGTATTTATTTCCATCACAAAAAGGAAATAAGCCAATTAGCAGGATTCAAGCGTGGCAAATCATTCACAATGCGGCAAAAGCTTGTGGAGTTGAAGGAGCAATCGGTACGCATACTCTCCGCAAAACATTTGGGTATCATTTTTACCAACAAACTAAGGATGTTGCTATGTTGCAATATATTTTCGGTCATTCTAGTCCATCTATAACATTGAGATATATCGGAATCAATGACGATATGGTAGATAAAGCTTTAGAGAAATTTTCTTTATAA
- a CDS encoding chemotaxis protein CheW, whose amino-acid sequence MEVLVESFKAVVFRVGAEEFGLHIDQVLSIERIQPITAVPKMSEHVKGVINLRGVITPIVDFRKALLQREVQENESTRVIVVSIDGNPIGLVVDAATDVIDIPSDSIHKPTLVEDHEVPFLLGVAKLHDRILILIDINNLLQDINSINELKKLKS is encoded by the coding sequence ATGGAAGTGTTAGTAGAAAGCTTCAAAGCTGTCGTTTTTCGAGTCGGAGCAGAAGAATTTGGACTTCATATCGATCAAGTACTTTCCATTGAGCGCATACAACCCATCACTGCGGTTCCAAAGATGTCCGAACACGTGAAGGGCGTAATCAATTTGCGTGGGGTTATCACTCCGATCGTCGATTTCCGGAAAGCGCTGTTGCAGCGCGAAGTGCAAGAGAACGAATCCACGCGCGTCATCGTAGTGAGCATCGACGGAAACCCCATCGGGCTTGTGGTCGACGCGGCAACTGATGTGATTGACATACCTTCGGATTCCATTCATAAACCGACTCTTGTGGAAGACCACGAAGTACCCTTTTTACTGGGAGTAGCGAAACTGCACGATCGTATTTTGATCTTGATTGACATCAATAACTTGTTGCAAGATATCAATTCAATCAATGAACTGAAAAAATTAAAAAGCTAG